The Solanum pennellii chromosome 11, SPENNV200 sequence TAGAACATCTTATTGATATTTGCATTAGTAATACTTGTATAAGTTATGCATTCATTAATTTTAcctagattatttttttagacaTTGTTTGATTTGGtgtcttaaaaataaaatgtattgttcaaaaataattatttacgaGCATGAAAAAATGTACCAAACAAATACAGTGCTAATACACAAATTAATACAAGCATTAATTTTGTTAGAATACTCTATCAAATGACCCCTCAATTATTCACTTTTAAATGAGTAATATGAATTTGactttattattcatttttagatGAGTTaagtacaaataaataatttgaatggaTACCCATATAAATTATCGGTAATGAGACCCATAAACAGAAGTTTGTAAATTGAATTGCAGAAAGAAAAATGTAGCACCAAGTAAAAGTAAAGCAACGATTTCAATTGTGACAAGAAGGGAACAAATTGCCGGTCAAGATAAAGATTTAGGTCTCTGCCAAAAGAAGATATTAAATTCAACCAATTGAAAGCTTAACATCTTTTTCCAATTTGGTAGGCATAGAAACACTCCATTCCATTTCGTACTTGATGTAGTCATCTATCACCATCTTCTAGCTAGTTCTGGAGGAGAAAACTACACAAGTTCGATGATATGTCGACGATGATGGCTATTACAGAGATGTATTTTTAAACGATCCTCAGACCAGCAATTGCAGTCGGTGTACATGCATTTTTCACAAATTTGAGAATGTTTTACAGTCATTTTAATATGTATGATTTGCTGTGTAGTGCAAACAATACCCAGAAAAGCCACTTTATGCTGGCGGAATTCTAAAGGATAATTTGCCGGAGTTTACGAGGGCTGATGGAATAACAACAGTCAATTTGCCTATTTTCAAACTACAAGATATCACCCCTGGCACCATTTATTCTTTTTCCAGTTGAGTACATGTTCTCTCCATTTTAATCCCGAATATGATAAAATGGTTTATCAGAGAGGatagctaattttttttttaattcttttgacAGCTTGGATTAAGATAAAAAATGCAGATTCTGCTGTCATAACAGCAAGCGTGGGTGACCAAGATTCAGATGAGTTATGTGTAGGCACTGTAGATGCTAAGCCTGGATGTTGGTCTTTCCTCAAGGGTGGATTTGTAGCTTCGTCACTTAATATATCTTCCATATACTTAAAGGTGTGTGTATATATTTGTTGCCTTGCTCATTATGTGTTAGTATCTACATGCACatctagtatttttttttcgtCTTGCAGTATTCGGATGAACAAGACTTAGAAATTGAGATTGCTAGTGCTTCATTGCAGCCTTTCACTGAGCAGCAATGGCTGCTGaatcaacaaacaaaaattaatatggtAAATGTGTTGAGTAGTGCTTTCTAATTTCATTTGattgaaaaaatgaatacacGTTTGGTTCAGGCAAGGAAGCGCGCTGTTACTATCCACGTCTCAAATAAACAAGGAGTTAGACTTGAAAATGCATCACTAACGGTAGAACAAGTTTCCAAAGATTTTCTCCTTGGATCTGCTATTGCGTATACCTTTATTGGCAATACCCCCTATCAGGTTTGTCCATCGTACAAGACATATATAGTCACACTTATTTTCTTTCCAGAAAGTGAGGTTTGTTCCTTTTTCAGAACTGGTTTCTCGAGCGATTTAATGCTGCAGTTTTTGAAGACGAAATCAAATGGTATACGACAGAGCCTAAACAGGGACAACTTAACTATACTTTAGCAGATGAGTTGCTAGAATTTGTTAGGAGAAACCAGATCACAGTTAGAGGTCACAATATTTTCTGGGAGGACCCTAAATATACACCGGCCTGGGTTCAAAATCTTACAGATTCTGAGCTGAAATCAGCTGTAAACTCCAGGATTCAGAGTCTTATGTCCAAATACAAAGATGAATTCGTTCACTGGGACGTTAACAATGAACTACTTCACTTCAATTTCTACGAGCAAAGGCTGGGACCGGATGCCACACATGAATTTTACAGGACGGTACACCAACAAGACCCTTTGGCAACTTTGTTCCTCAATGAATTCAATGTGGTGGAAACTTGTGATTCTTCATCCACGGTTGATAAATATATCGCAAAGATTAGGGAGCTCAAAGAAGATCGCATGTCAATGAATGGAATTGGCCTTGAGGGTCATTTTGGAGCTCCTAATCCCCCTCGTATAAGAGCTACTCTTGACAAATTAGCAACATTGGGGCTTCCCATTTGGCTCACAGAAGTCGATATCAGTGATACATTTAGCAAGGAAACACAGGCCATTTACTTGGAACAGGTATTACGGGAGGGCTTCTCACATCCAGCAGTGGATGGGATAATGTTGTGGAGTGCCATTAGGCGAAACAAATGTTACAGAATGTGCCTTACAGATCCAGACTTAAATAACCTACCAACCGGTAATGTAGTGGACAAGCTGCTCAAGGAATGGGACACTGGAGTTCTCAAGGGCCAAACAGATGAACATGGCTCTTACAGCTTCTATGGTTTCCTTGGTGAATACAAACTTACTGCTAGTTATGACGGTAAAGTTGTCGATGCAGCATTCTCCCTTAGCCCCAGTCATGAGACTAAACATTTTAGCGTTCAACTATGACTCAATGACTCCATCAGATGTAcgtattttctttttcttgtctcaaaTTCAGAGaagaaagaacataaaaaatgtATCAGACAACAAGCCTAACTAAGAAAATCTTGTTATCATCAAGTAATTACTATCATGCATCAGCTTTGCCTCTTTTAGCTGGACAACaactaaaagaatatttttgctCAAAGTCTCTTGATTTTGTTTTGGCATAATTAAGTTTGAGATGGGGAAGAAACATTCGTTGAAcggataaatatatatatatatatatatatatcaagaagTAAGTATATATCCCTAAACCAAGTTTTGGTGATGAAGGGATATATTTACAATTACAATTAGATAAACCGTTAATGTCTGGAACTATCAAAATATGCTAAAGGTCCAACAATAGCAGCATTAATGTAAGTAGCTGGCTCCGAATGACTATAATCAGTACGTTCATCTGGGAAGAAATCATTTTGATTTGGACCTCCGATAATAGCTCCAACTAAtatgttagggttaggatttgCTGTATAGTAAAATGGTTGAAATCCAGCTTCACAACCAAATGATTGTGGATGCATTGCCAAAGAAGGTAAAGATGATCCTCTATGGTGAATTCTTCGCGGGTAGTTACTCCCATACCCAACCATGTATGACATTTTCATTGGATTATTTCCCAAGATATAGTCCACCTAAAATCAATCAGTAAGAAAATCAAATGAATGATCGATCACatttaatctttttataaaaaGGATTTGATTTTTACCTGTCTTTTTGCAAAGTTTCTAATTGTCTTTTCTGTAACGACAAGGCTTCCACAGTTGAAAGTATGCTTTTTAGTTGCCATGTATTTGGCATAAGTGGTGAGCAGAGAAGTAATGGATGTCACATATTGAAGGTTTTCTTCAGGTAGCTTGTAAAGTAAGCCCCCTGTACGTATGTAATAATACATATTAGTCGCAATTAATTAAAACCTAACAACAAGTATTCCAGTTCCAGCCTCACCTTTTGTATATTGGGTGCTTGTATAAGGTGAGTTGGGTAGTACTTTACATACAAAATCTTCCGCTCTTTGTTTGAATGAATCAAATCTATTGTCATTTCCTACCACGCTTCTCTGCATTATATATCTTATTACTAGAGACAATTAAAGACTAGTAGTCTAATAAAATTTaggaaaaaatgataaatataccCTTGAACTATCATATGCAGATACTC is a genomic window containing:
- the LOC107002897 gene encoding endo-1,4-beta-xylanase 5-like — its product is MKRMRSHAMFSLSFLYWMLSVSPYDGPLYDSSAFSECKQYPEKPLYAGGILKDNLPEFTRADGITTVNLPIFKLQDITPGTIYSFSTWIKIKNADSAVITASVGDQDSDELCVGTVDAKPGCWSFLKGGFVASSLNISSIYLKYSDEQDLEIEIASASLQPFTEQQWLLNQQTKINMARKRAVTIHVSNKQGVRLENASLTVEQVSKDFLLGSAIAYTFIGNTPYQNWFLERFNAAVFEDEIKWYTTEPKQGQLNYTLADELLEFVRRNQITVRGHNIFWEDPKYTPAWVQNLTDSELKSAVNSRIQSLMSKYKDEFVHWDVNNELLHFNFYEQRLGPDATHEFYRTVHQQDPLATLFLNEFNVVETCDSSSTVDKYIAKIRELKEDRMSMNGIGLEGHFGAPNPPRIRATLDKLATLGLPIWLTEVDISDTFSKETQAIYLEQVLREGFSHPAVDGIMLWSAIRRNKCYRMCLTDPDLNNLPTGNVVDKLLKEWDTGVLKGQTDEHGSYSFYGFLGEYKLTASYDGKVVDAAFSLSPSHETKHFSVQL